One stretch of Effusibacillus pohliae DSM 22757 DNA includes these proteins:
- the flgF gene encoding flagellar basal-body rod protein FlgF yields the protein MRALYTSASGLAAQQTRLDVISNNIANLNTVGYKTKDAQFAELLRSQFGQPDEFQLDGRRSDSGLRTGNGVYAAHLAQVFAQGNLQMTGNMLDLAIDGEGFFAVRVPGPDRNGQPSIAFTRAGKFQIDSSGTIVNDDGYPLLDSNGQPIVIPEPLRGRPLSVAANGDITVQGENGPVRAATINLVLVRNPEANLQAIGNNLYQNSNPDYQPLQDSLSNLQAPEDRQRIGGIRQGALEMSNVDLTQELTELIEAQRAYQLNARSVQTVDAMLGIANNLRA from the coding sequence ATGAGAGCACTGTACACATCCGCATCAGGTCTGGCGGCCCAACAGACCAGGCTTGATGTGATTTCCAACAATATCGCGAACCTGAATACGGTCGGGTACAAAACGAAAGACGCACAGTTTGCCGAACTGCTGCGCTCCCAATTCGGGCAGCCGGATGAGTTTCAACTGGACGGCCGCCGGTCGGATTCCGGATTGCGCACCGGAAACGGGGTATATGCCGCTCATCTGGCACAAGTGTTTGCGCAAGGCAATCTGCAGATGACCGGCAACATGCTGGATCTGGCGATTGATGGGGAAGGATTTTTTGCCGTCCGCGTTCCCGGCCCGGATCGGAACGGACAACCGTCAATAGCGTTCACGCGAGCGGGAAAATTCCAAATCGATTCCTCCGGCACGATTGTGAACGATGACGGGTATCCGTTACTGGACAGCAACGGGCAGCCGATAGTGATTCCGGAACCGCTGCGCGGGCGTCCGTTATCGGTTGCGGCCAATGGCGATATCACCGTCCAGGGCGAAAACGGGCCGGTTCGGGCAGCAACGATCAACCTCGTTTTGGTGCGGAATCCGGAAGCGAACCTGCAGGCGATCGGGAACAATCTGTATCAAAACAGCAACCCGGACTATCAGCCGCTGCAAGATTCGCTCAGCAACCTGCAGGCCCCGGAAGACAGGCAGCGGATCGGCGGGATCCGGCAGGGGGCGTTGGAAATGTCAAATGTCGACCTGACGCAGGAGTTGACCGAGCTGATCGAAGCGCAGCGGGCTTATCAGTTGAACGCAAGGTCGGTGCAGACGGTGGATGCGATGTTGGGCATAGCCAACAATCTGCGGGCATAA
- a CDS encoding flagellar hook-basal body protein, producing MIRGLYTAASGMVAGERRQDVLANNLANVNTAGYKKDDSIMRSFPEMLLYSMNDHTGSGPQAISPASPSVGTVGTGAFLEEVLPRFTQGVLKSTTNKYGYAIIDADRPAGGNATDSRRKTFFPLADAAGNRFVSRDGDFRPDARGFLVNAAGLFVQAVDANGLPAENSRVQVNGAGNLVAGRVDGNGQFTADPTLRFDAIDILDPDKLQAAGNNGFRYDPANAAAKTGEVRQGFVERSNVDLAETMTDMIAVMRNYEANQRVIRTLDSTLDKAVNVLGRL from the coding sequence GTGATTCGAGGATTGTATACGGCAGCCTCCGGCATGGTGGCCGGGGAACGCCGGCAGGACGTGCTCGCCAACAATCTGGCGAACGTCAATACGGCGGGATACAAAAAAGATGACAGCATCATGCGGTCATTCCCGGAAATGTTGCTGTATTCGATGAATGATCATACGGGGAGCGGTCCGCAGGCCATTTCGCCGGCCTCGCCAAGCGTCGGGACGGTGGGTACGGGTGCGTTCCTGGAAGAGGTTCTCCCCCGTTTTACACAGGGCGTGCTAAAATCGACCACCAACAAGTACGGATATGCGATCATCGATGCGGACCGTCCTGCCGGCGGGAATGCGACCGATTCGCGCCGCAAGACGTTTTTTCCGCTGGCTGATGCGGCGGGGAACCGGTTCGTTTCGCGCGACGGAGATTTTCGCCCGGACGCGCGAGGGTTCCTTGTAAATGCGGCGGGGCTTTTCGTGCAGGCGGTCGACGCGAACGGTCTGCCGGCGGAAAATTCGCGTGTTCAAGTCAACGGGGCGGGGAACCTGGTGGCCGGTCGCGTCGACGGAAATGGGCAGTTTACGGCAGATCCGACGTTGCGATTTGATGCGATCGACATTCTCGATCCGGATAAACTGCAGGCTGCGGGGAATAACGGATTTCGCTATGACCCGGCCAATGCGGCGGCAAAAACGGGTGAGGTACGGCAGGGATTTGTGGAACGTTCGAACGTCGATTTGGCGGAGACGATGACCGACATGATCGCCGTCATGCGCAACTACGAAGCGAACCAAAGAGTGATTCGAACCCTCGACAGCACTCTCGACAAAGCTGTCAACGTGCTGGGCCGATTGTAG
- the mreB gene encoding rod shape-determining protein, translating to MFSKDIGVDLGTANVLVHLRGKGIVLNEPSVVAIESQTKRVVAVGEEARQMLGRTPGNIVAIRPLREGVIADFDLTEMMLRHFISKTVGKGPFVRPRIVICVPTGITPVEQKAVREAAERSGAKDVFIIEEPRAAAIGAGLDIFQPSGSMVVDIGGGTTDIAVLSLGDVVTASSIRVAGDKLDEAIIRFVKKQYNLLIGERTAEQVKLQIGSVYPGARNETMDVRGRDMVTGLPKTIEVTSEEVRIALAEPVSQLMAAVKGVLENTPPELAADIYMKGVVLTGGGALLFGLDKLMMDELQVPVHVAEDPMSCVARGTGRVLENLEKVIRPPAKRKRHW from the coding sequence ATGTTCAGCAAAGATATTGGTGTAGACCTGGGAACGGCCAACGTTTTGGTCCATTTGAGAGGAAAGGGGATCGTCCTCAACGAACCGTCGGTTGTGGCAATCGAGAGTCAAACGAAACGGGTTGTGGCAGTCGGTGAAGAGGCCCGCCAGATGCTGGGGCGCACACCGGGCAACATTGTGGCGATCCGTCCTCTGCGCGAAGGTGTGATTGCGGATTTTGACCTCACCGAGATGATGCTTCGCCACTTTATCAGCAAGACGGTTGGCAAAGGACCGTTTGTTCGCCCGCGGATCGTGATCTGTGTGCCGACCGGCATCACGCCGGTGGAGCAGAAAGCGGTGCGGGAAGCGGCCGAGCGTTCGGGTGCGAAAGACGTGTTTATTATAGAGGAGCCTCGTGCGGCAGCGATCGGCGCCGGGTTGGACATTTTTCAGCCAAGCGGCTCGATGGTGGTCGATATCGGCGGAGGTACGACGGATATAGCCGTTCTTTCGCTCGGCGACGTCGTGACCGCCTCTTCTATTCGTGTAGCGGGGGACAAGTTGGATGAGGCGATCATCCGGTTTGTCAAGAAACAGTACAATCTGCTGATTGGCGAACGGACGGCGGAACAAGTCAAGCTGCAGATCGGTTCAGTCTATCCGGGTGCTCGCAACGAGACGATGGATGTGCGCGGCCGCGATATGGTGACCGGCCTCCCCAAAACGATCGAGGTCACCTCGGAAGAAGTGCGGATCGCGCTGGCAGAACCTGTTTCCCAACTGATGGCGGCGGTCAAGGGAGTATTGGAGAACACGCCGCCCGAACTGGCGGCTGACATCTATATGAAAGGCGTCGTGCTGACCGGGGGTGGGGCCTTGCTGTTCGGACTGGACAAGCTGATGATGGACGAACTGCAGGTTCCGGTGCATGTCGCGGAAGATCCGATGAGCTGCGTCGCGCGTGGCACCGGCAGGGTATTGGAAAATCTGGAGAAAGTCATTCGGCCGCCGGCAAAAAGAAAGCGGCATTGGTAG
- the spoIIID gene encoding sporulation transcriptional regulator SpoIIID, producing MHDYIKERTLKIGEYIVETKNTVRTIAREFGVSKSTVHKDLTERLPDINPELANRVKEILEYHKSIRHLRGGEATKKKYRKDESKRKMSKNVGSERGVSSPL from the coding sequence GTGCACGATTACATCAAAGAGCGCACCCTGAAGATTGGCGAGTATATCGTCGAAACAAAAAATACGGTTCGAACGATCGCCAGGGAATTTGGTGTCTCCAAAAGCACGGTGCATAAAGATCTGACCGAACGTCTGCCTGATATCAACCCCGAGCTGGCCAACCGTGTGAAAGAGATCCTCGAGTATCACAAATCGATCCGGCATCTGCGGGGCGGCGAAGCGACCAAGAAAAAATACCGGAAAGATGAATCGAAACGGAAAATGTCAAAAAATGTAGGATCTGAAAGAGGAGTTTCCTCGCCGCTGTAG
- a CDS encoding M23 family metallopeptidase — protein sequence MNQENKQTQNMAPRSQKKPGFWRTLFAKRWTFPAIYLGAAALIIGLVVAQVKDVKLKDAQPAPNNTGSAVTDPGKLPDSAPATAGQKLIWPVSADDTEAKVTMAFYDPSKDEKTQAASILKYDNNFYTQNGVVIGRKDDKPFTVVAAASGTVTRVEADPLMGQVVEIKHDNGYVTYYASLDKVEVKEGDKVNQGQPIAKSGNNKLEADQKNHLHFEVKKDGKNVNPETEIQH from the coding sequence ATGAATCAGGAAAACAAGCAAACGCAAAACATGGCTCCCAGGAGTCAGAAAAAGCCGGGATTTTGGAGGACTTTGTTTGCCAAACGGTGGACCTTCCCGGCGATCTATCTTGGCGCAGCGGCCCTTATCATCGGATTGGTAGTAGCGCAGGTCAAGGACGTGAAACTGAAGGACGCACAGCCTGCGCCAAACAATACGGGGAGCGCAGTGACTGACCCCGGCAAGCTTCCGGACAGCGCACCCGCCACTGCCGGTCAAAAACTGATCTGGCCGGTCAGCGCGGACGATACGGAAGCGAAAGTGACGATGGCGTTCTACGATCCGAGCAAGGACGAGAAAACGCAAGCCGCTTCCATTTTGAAGTATGACAACAACTTCTACACACAAAACGGGGTGGTGATCGGTCGCAAGGACGACAAGCCGTTTACCGTCGTTGCGGCAGCGTCCGGTACCGTCACCCGGGTAGAAGCGGATCCGCTGATGGGCCAAGTCGTCGAAATCAAGCATGACAACGGGTATGTCACATACTACGCGTCGCTTGACAAAGTGGAAGTCAAGGAAGGCGACAAAGTGAACCAAGGCCAGCCGATCGCCAAGTCGGGCAACAACAAACTGGAAGCTGACCAGAAGAACCACCTGCACTTTGAAGTGAAGAAAGACGGCAAGAACGTCAACCCGGAAACCGAAATCCAGCATTAA
- the spoIID gene encoding stage II sporulation protein D, with amino-acid sequence MNQTTAANKPVVIMLAATLALMLAIPAGLVSMLPKREQPAPHLAVATDDMKIKVLLKEKNQVVEMPLEEYVKGVVAAEMPADFPLEALKAQAIAARTNAIRRIQKNSLIEGAHVTDDYRDTQAYSSDEKLKQQWGIMEYQLKMNKIVQAVNETKGQIVTYNGVPIDAMFFSASNGKTEDSQDYFGRALPYLRSVDCPWDAQSKHATRTKTMPLQEFHRLLGINAVVTAANQGQMLQVVETSASHRVKKIRVAGKVMSGPDFRQALGLPSTDFSWKIEGDAITFTTHGNGHGVGMSQYGAEGMAKQGKTASEILAYFYQGTTIASYKKP; translated from the coding sequence TTGAATCAAACAACTGCCGCAAACAAACCGGTCGTCATCATGCTCGCCGCAACGCTCGCACTCATGCTGGCAATTCCGGCAGGATTGGTCAGCATGTTGCCGAAAAGGGAACAGCCCGCTCCCCATCTGGCAGTTGCCACCGATGACATGAAGATCAAAGTGCTCCTGAAGGAAAAAAACCAGGTTGTCGAGATGCCGCTCGAGGAATATGTGAAAGGCGTGGTGGCCGCCGAGATGCCGGCCGATTTTCCGCTGGAGGCGCTGAAAGCGCAGGCGATCGCCGCCCGCACGAATGCAATCCGCCGCATTCAGAAAAATTCGCTGATCGAAGGAGCCCATGTGACCGACGATTACCGGGATACGCAGGCCTACAGCAGCGACGAGAAGCTGAAGCAGCAGTGGGGCATCATGGAGTACCAGTTGAAGATGAACAAAATCGTGCAGGCGGTCAACGAGACGAAAGGGCAGATTGTGACCTATAACGGGGTGCCGATCGACGCGATGTTTTTTTCCGCATCGAACGGAAAGACGGAGGATTCGCAGGATTATTTTGGCCGGGCCTTGCCGTACCTGCGATCGGTCGATTGCCCGTGGGACGCGCAGTCGAAACATGCGACGCGTACCAAAACAATGCCGCTGCAGGAATTTCACCGGTTGCTGGGCATCAACGCGGTCGTCACTGCCGCCAACCAGGGACAGATGCTGCAAGTAGTGGAGACTTCAGCGAGTCACCGGGTGAAAAAAATCCGGGTCGCCGGCAAAGTGATGAGCGGCCCTGACTTCCGGCAGGCGCTGGGGCTGCCCTCGACCGATTTTTCCTGGAAAATCGAAGGCGATGCGATCACGTTCACGACCCACGGCAACGGCCACGGAGTCGGCATGAGCCAGTACGGCGCCGAAGGGATGGCGAAGCAGGGCAAAACGGCATCCGAAATTTTGGCGTATTTCTATCAGGGTACAACGATTGCCTCCTACAAGAAACCGTAG
- the sdaAA gene encoding L-serine ammonia-lyase, iron-sulfur-dependent, subunit alpha: protein MKMPIDFQSMQELLLHCERENKSIAEVMLDVEISKSGRTRDTIISMMKERLLKMKQAIETGVSDRSSSPSGISGGDAYRMGVYKEKGDFLSGNIIVDAMRFSFATSETNARMGVIVATPTAGAAGVLPGCLFSLQENCGLSYDQLVMGLFTASALGYVIANRAFISGAAGGCQAEVGSATAMAAGAIVELKGGTPEQAVNATAIALKSLLGLVCDPVAGLVEVPCIKRNVIGTAIAFAAADMALAGVESRIPCDEVIAAMYEIGKRMPVSLRETALGGLAMTPTGQAMKKRIFDSPSE from the coding sequence ATGAAAATGCCGATCGATTTCCAATCGATGCAGGAACTGCTGCTTCACTGCGAACGGGAAAACAAGAGCATCGCAGAAGTCATGCTCGATGTTGAAATCAGCAAGTCGGGCCGCACCCGGGATACGATCATCAGCATGATGAAGGAACGTCTGCTCAAGATGAAACAGGCGATTGAAACAGGCGTGTCCGACCGGTCCTCCTCGCCAAGCGGCATTTCCGGCGGGGACGCGTATCGGATGGGCGTTTACAAGGAAAAAGGGGATTTTCTCTCCGGCAACATCATCGTCGATGCGATGCGGTTCTCGTTTGCCACATCGGAGACGAACGCCCGGATGGGAGTGATCGTGGCGACTCCGACGGCGGGCGCCGCCGGAGTTTTGCCCGGCTGCCTGTTTTCACTGCAAGAGAATTGCGGGCTCTCGTACGACCAGTTGGTGATGGGATTGTTCACCGCAAGCGCTCTCGGTTATGTGATCGCCAACCGCGCTTTTATTTCAGGAGCGGCCGGCGGCTGTCAAGCGGAAGTGGGGTCGGCCACCGCGATGGCGGCCGGTGCCATTGTGGAATTGAAGGGCGGAACGCCCGAGCAGGCGGTCAATGCAACAGCCATCGCGCTGAAATCCCTGTTGGGTCTTGTCTGCGATCCGGTGGCAGGTTTGGTGGAGGTGCCGTGCATCAAACGGAATGTGATCGGCACGGCGATCGCCTTCGCGGCGGCCGACATGGCGCTGGCCGGTGTGGAAAGCCGGATTCCCTGCGATGAGGTGATCGCCGCCATGTACGAAATCGGCAAGCGAATGCCGGTTTCGCTGCGGGAAACCGCTCTCGGTGGGCTGGCCATGACCCCGACGGGACAGGCGATGAAAAAGCGGATTTTTGATTCTCCCAGCGAATAA
- a CDS encoding serine dehydratase beta chain → MEYNSCFDIIGPVMVGPSSSHTAGVVTIGNFVHQLLHGIPERAEITFYGSFSQTYRGHGTDKAIVGGLLGMGTDDLRIKHALKLASECGMATVFKLEEECPYYDHPNTLLIHAEKNGDAVMVGGVSLGGGLSKIFLIDQFQVDIPLNTACSMVLHKENRTRVINFQVR, encoded by the coding sequence ATGGAGTACAACAGCTGTTTTGACATTATCGGGCCGGTCATGGTCGGTCCGTCCAGTTCGCACACGGCCGGCGTGGTGACGATCGGGAATTTTGTGCACCAGCTCCTGCACGGGATCCCGGAGCGGGCGGAAATCACATTTTATGGCTCTTTTTCTCAAACATACAGGGGACATGGCACGGATAAAGCAATCGTCGGCGGACTGTTGGGAATGGGCACGGATGATCTGCGAATCAAACACGCGCTCAAACTTGCCTCTGAATGCGGGATGGCGACCGTTTTCAAGCTGGAGGAGGAGTGCCCCTATTATGACCATCCGAATACGCTGCTCATCCATGCGGAAAAGAATGGTGACGCCGTGATGGTCGGCGGCGTTTCGTTGGGCGGCGGATTATCAAAAATTTTCTTGATCGATCAGTTTCAGGTTGATATTCCATTGAATACCGCGTGTTCCATGGTGCTGCACAAGGAAAATCGGACCCGTGTCATCAATTTTCAGGTGAGGTAG
- the murA gene encoding UDP-N-acetylglucosamine 1-carboxyvinyltransferase, protein MSKFLIRGGNRLSGSVKVDGAKNAVLPILAASILASEGTSVIEDVPWLTDVETISEVIIALGAEVRRESETVLHVDSRNVKEWIAKESLVRRMRASFLVMGPLLARMGRARVALPGGCAIGARPVDQHIKGFQALGAEVEVGRGHVEARVKGNRLKGTRIYLDIQSVGATQNIMMAAALAEGRTIIENAAKEPEIVDLANYLNAMGASVRGAGTDVIRIDGVESLRGANHTVIPDRIQAGTFLIASAMTGGDVYVEGAISNHLKPVIAKLKEAGIQIEEDVNGIRAIGGPGNRPLDVKTLPYPGFPTDMQAQMMALLTVLPGNSLVTESVFENRFMHVAELQRMGADIKIEGRTALITGVPYLTGASVTASDLRAGAALVIAGLGAQGETEVNGLHHIDRGYLKLEDKLRTIGADIVRVE, encoded by the coding sequence TTGTCAAAGTTTTTGATTCGTGGCGGAAACCGCCTGTCTGGCAGCGTAAAAGTGGACGGTGCAAAAAATGCGGTGTTGCCGATTCTGGCGGCATCGATTCTTGCATCGGAAGGAACCAGTGTGATCGAGGACGTTCCATGGTTGACGGATGTTGAAACCATCAGTGAAGTCATCATCGCTTTAGGGGCAGAAGTTCGTCGGGAAAGCGAAACGGTCTTGCATGTCGACTCGCGCAACGTGAAGGAATGGATCGCCAAAGAATCGCTGGTTCGCAGAATGCGGGCTTCTTTTCTTGTGATGGGACCTTTGTTAGCCCGCATGGGCCGTGCCCGTGTCGCGTTGCCGGGCGGTTGTGCGATCGGAGCAAGACCGGTTGACCAACATATCAAAGGATTTCAGGCGCTCGGTGCGGAAGTCGAAGTCGGCCGCGGCCACGTGGAAGCTCGCGTGAAAGGGAATCGGTTAAAAGGAACCCGAATTTATCTGGATATCCAAAGCGTCGGTGCCACGCAGAACATCATGATGGCAGCCGCTCTGGCGGAAGGCAGGACGATTATCGAAAACGCGGCGAAGGAACCGGAGATCGTCGATCTGGCGAACTATTTGAACGCGATGGGCGCCAGTGTGCGCGGGGCGGGTACGGATGTGATCCGCATCGATGGCGTCGAATCGCTGCGGGGCGCGAATCACACCGTGATCCCCGACCGGATTCAGGCGGGCACGTTCCTGATCGCGTCGGCGATGACCGGCGGCGACGTGTATGTGGAAGGAGCGATTTCCAACCATTTGAAGCCGGTGATCGCCAAACTGAAAGAAGCGGGCATCCAGATCGAGGAAGATGTGAACGGGATACGGGCGATCGGCGGTCCCGGCAACCGTCCGTTGGATGTCAAGACGCTGCCGTATCCCGGATTCCCGACTGACATGCAGGCGCAGATGATGGCGCTGCTGACCGTTTTGCCCGGCAACAGCCTGGTGACGGAAAGCGTATTTGAAAATCGGTTCATGCATGTGGCGGAACTGCAGCGAATGGGAGCCGACATCAAGATTGAGGGACGCACCGCGCTGATCACCGGGGTCCCCTACCTGACCGGAGCGAGCGTTACGGCAAGCGACCTGCGGGCGGGGGCCGCGCTTGTGATCGCCGGACTGGGAGCGCAGGGGGAAACGGAAGTCAACGGACTCCACCACATAGACCGCGGTTACTTGAAACTGGAAGACAAGCTCCGTACGATCGGAGCGGACATTGTGCGCGTCGAGTAA
- a CDS encoding YwmB family TATA-box binding protein: MKKAVLFVSIICFLIGAAYAYPARSTTASQMHIGELLTRVFAASGGQVEGYFVHNWSIVNHTYMPLDELAKIGQNLNASLGIPDAREYKNSDGQQHVYQLHGQWDTSTAVSLILTSMNLQQQPQTVLVIKIEREASDLRGITDSIEKVKNTAAQAGVTPQISACIKGFRNDKIDVMERNSLIQRMFASVDAREVEAFRSDWLASVSGYSPLAKEYISTNGKRMNLQVAVHHDAYQKKTRILVGSPIVTIEY, encoded by the coding sequence ATGAAAAAAGCGGTCTTGTTCGTCTCGATCATTTGCTTCCTCATCGGAGCGGCTTACGCATACCCAGCCCGCTCGACAACGGCCAGCCAGATGCACATCGGCGAACTGCTGACCCGCGTATTTGCAGCGAGCGGCGGGCAGGTGGAGGGCTATTTTGTGCATAACTGGTCGATCGTCAACCATACGTATATGCCGTTGGACGAACTGGCAAAAATCGGCCAAAATCTCAACGCGTCCCTGGGCATTCCCGATGCGCGCGAATACAAAAACAGCGACGGCCAGCAACACGTCTACCAATTGCACGGACAGTGGGATACGAGTACGGCCGTGTCGCTCATTCTCACTTCCATGAACCTGCAACAGCAGCCGCAAACCGTGCTCGTCATCAAAATCGAGCGGGAGGCAAGCGATTTGCGGGGTATTACCGATTCGATCGAAAAAGTAAAAAATACGGCCGCCCAAGCCGGCGTCACCCCACAAATTAGCGCTTGTATCAAAGGTTTTCGCAATGATAAAATTGATGTTATGGAACGAAACTCGCTCATTCAACGGATGTTTGCGTCCGTCGATGCGCGCGAAGTGGAAGCATTTCGTTCCGACTGGCTGGCAAGCGTATCAGGGTACTCTCCATTGGCCAAAGAGTACATATCCACCAACGGGAAGCGGATGAATCTGCAGGTGGCGGTTCATCACGACGCCTATCAAAAAAAGACCCGCATCCTCGTTGGTTCGCCGATTGTGACGATTGAGTATTAA
- a CDS encoding DUF1146 family protein yields MMSLPFSTGVYGLMQLIVYLIAIAVAWYASGSIKWDLFLRDHRGGPAVVLRLIVAIVLGFQLGQFFLQYLSASLLLKYLR; encoded by the coding sequence ATGATGTCGCTGCCGTTTTCGACAGGTGTCTACGGACTGATGCAGCTGATTGTGTATTTGATCGCGATTGCGGTCGCCTGGTACGCGTCAGGCAGCATTAAGTGGGATTTATTTTTGCGTGACCACCGGGGAGGGCCCGCGGTGGTGCTTCGGCTGATAGTGGCCATTGTGCTCGGGTTTCAGCTAGGCCAATTTTTTCTGCAGTATCTAAGTGCATCGCTGCTGTTGAAGTATCTGCGTTAG
- a CDS encoding NADH-quinone oxidoreductase subunit N translates to MPQTVQQLDFLSVWNTMGPEVVLVGAGFLLLVLDLLFKGEQKRLLPWLGMLSLLVAGGMVVRNMLKLQTATELQQISGYLYIVDDYGNIFKLVFLVGSLLTLLMSVDYLRNVPLPRGEYTYLLLFGTVGAMVMASSLDLITLFVGLELLSIASYVMAGMRRHYAKSAEGAMKYLVIGAVGTALTLYGMSFVYGLTGTTNLAMAMQSVGPLWDEFGFLLLLSFVMMIAGFGIKISMVPFHMWTPDTYEGAPTPITAFLSAISKAAGFAMLFRVFLFLYFSMMPKDYMAKVYTVFAGLAILTMVIGNVAAITQKNIKRLMAYSSIAQAGYLLVPVAVLGRAQSQVNLLQSMTELVFYLAVYVLMTMGAFAIIVLVTREAGSESVESFRGLYRRSPFLAVAMSLFLLSMAGLPVTAGFFGKFMIVLGAVHSQSFWLAGIMFAASVVSFYYYFGVIRLMFTKETDGIEPRLQTSAGLSMVIGVALVATVGLGVVPGVFLRVLENLKWFGPV, encoded by the coding sequence ATGCCGCAAACGGTGCAACAACTCGATTTTCTGTCTGTCTGGAATACCATGGGACCGGAAGTGGTGCTGGTTGGTGCGGGATTTTTGCTGCTGGTGCTCGACCTGTTGTTCAAAGGTGAACAAAAACGGCTGCTGCCCTGGCTGGGGATGCTGTCGCTTCTAGTTGCCGGCGGCATGGTCGTCCGCAACATGCTGAAGTTGCAAACGGCAACGGAACTGCAACAAATATCAGGCTATCTGTACATCGTGGACGACTATGGAAACATTTTCAAGCTGGTGTTTCTGGTTGGATCCCTGCTGACACTGCTGATGTCGGTCGATTATCTGCGGAACGTTCCGCTTCCGCGCGGAGAATACACCTATCTTTTGCTGTTTGGCACGGTCGGGGCGATGGTGATGGCTTCGTCGCTCGACCTGATCACCCTGTTTGTGGGGCTTGAGCTGTTGTCGATCGCTTCCTATGTCATGGCCGGAATGCGCCGCCATTATGCAAAATCGGCGGAAGGCGCGATGAAATACTTGGTGATCGGGGCGGTCGGGACGGCACTCACGCTGTACGGGATGTCGTTCGTGTACGGCTTGACAGGCACCACCAACCTGGCGATGGCGATGCAGTCTGTCGGGCCCCTGTGGGACGAATTCGGATTTTTACTGCTGCTGTCATTCGTGATGATGATCGCGGGATTCGGCATTAAAATCTCGATGGTGCCGTTCCACATGTGGACGCCTGACACGTACGAAGGGGCCCCGACGCCGATTACCGCGTTTCTTTCGGCGATTTCCAAGGCAGCCGGTTTTGCGATGCTGTTCCGGGTGTTTTTGTTCCTGTACTTCTCGATGATGCCGAAAGACTATATGGCGAAAGTGTACACCGTGTTTGCCGGACTGGCGATTTTGACGATGGTCATCGGGAACGTTGCCGCCATCACGCAAAAGAACATCAAACGTCTGATGGCGTACTCGAGCATCGCCCAGGCGGGCTACCTGCTGGTACCGGTCGCCGTATTGGGCAGGGCGCAGAGCCAGGTGAATCTGCTGCAGTCGATGACGGAACTGGTTTTCTACCTGGCGGTCTATGTGCTGATGACGATGGGGGCGTTTGCGATTATCGTCCTCGTGACGCGCGAAGCCGGTTCGGAAAGCGTCGAATCGTTCCGCGGATTGTACCGGCGGTCCCCGTTTTTGGCGGTTGCGATGTCCCTGTTTTTGCTGTCGATGGCGGGGCTGCCGGTCACAGCCGGCTTTTTCGGGAAGTTTATGATCGTCCTCGGGGCGGTGCACAGCCAGTCGTTCTGGCTGGCGGGCATCATGTTTGCCGCATCCGTCGTTTCGTTCTACTATTACTTTGGCGTGATTCGCCTGATGTTCACAAAAGAGACGGATGGCATCGAACCGCGTTTGCAGACGTCGGCCGGCCTGTCGATGGTGATCGGGGTCGCACTGGTGGCGACCGTTGGACTCGGCGTTGTGCCGGGCGTATTTCTGCGCGTTCTGGAAAACTTGAAATGGTTTGGTCCGGTGTAA